From the genome of Fusarium oxysporum f. sp. lycopersici 4287 chromosome 3, whole genome shotgun sequence, one region includes:
- a CDS encoding phosphatidylserine decarboxylase, which translates to MFSVSAFFHNVLNYLISWVHPNAHWGWLSCNRKTGQLEREIIPLGKKLKLLFLFNHITEWIDTTHAMRLYIHNKSLEKGKKEASPASKEQISKLVDYYGINMDDFDPSDINEYNTFEDFFARAHKAGSRPIHRPDDALTAVVVADSRVVTYESVAETKKIWIKGHDFSITNLVMDTQVGSKYENAAVASFRLSPQDYHRYHSPVTGKIKLFRSIPGDYYQVDPVALQSQVDILTRNRRAYVIIETAEFGDVLFVAIGATNVGSVVIHEQFQKSGVQINKGDELGHFQFGGSSIIVAFQVERIKFDSDLLQLSKQRIQVSVEVGMSLGRGTRSTRRGEMSPEPTYAEVADPNA; encoded by the exons ATGTTCAGTGTTTCGGCTTTCTTCCATAACGTCCTCAACTATTTAATTTCATGGGTACATCCA AACGCCCACTGGGGTTGGCTGTCTTGCAATCGCAAA ACTGGGCAACTCGAGCGGGAGATAATCCCGCTCGGCAAaaagctcaagctcctcttccTGTTCAACCATATTACTGAATGGATTGATACGACACACGCCATGCGACTTTATATACACAATAAGTCCCTAGAAAAGG GTAAGAAAGAGGCATCTCCAGCATCCAAAGAGCAAATTAGCAAATTAGTTGATTATTATGGTATCAACATGGATGACTTTGACCCTTCGGATATTAATGAGTATAACACATTCGAAGACTTCTTCGCCCGAGCGCATAAAGCCGGCTCAAGGCCGATCCATCGGCCTGACGATGCATTAACCGCGGTCGTTGTCGCCGATTCAAGAGTTGTCACGTACGAATCGGTTGCAGAAACAAAGAAGATTTGGATTAAAGGCCATGATTTTAGCATTACCAACCTCGTCATGGATACACAAGTCGGTTCAAAGTACGAAAACGCAGCCGTTGCCAGCTTTCGTCTATCGCCACAAGACTACCATCGATACCACTCACCTGTGACCGGCAAAATCAAATTATTTCGGAGTATTCCCGGCGACTATTATCAAGTCGATCCTGTTGCTTTACAGAGTCAAGTAGATATCTTAACGAGAAATAGAAGGGCGTATGTCATCATCGAGACGGCTGAATTTGGCGATGTCTTGTTTGTCGCCATCGGAGCAACGAATGTGGGATCAGTCGT CATACACGAGCAATTTCAGAAGAGTGGCGTACAGATCAACAAGGGTGATGAGCTGGGACATTTTCAGTTTGGCGGCTCTTCCATTATTGTTGCATTCCAAGTGGAGAGGATTAAATTTGACAGCGATCTGTTGCAGTTAAGCAAGCAGCGTATTCAAGTCTCCGTCGAGGTCGGTATGAGCTTGGGTCGTGGAACCCGTTCAACCCGGCGCGGCGAGATGTCTCCCGAACCTACGTATGCTGAAGTTGCAGATCCAAATGCTTAA